A genomic window from Streptomyces sp. HUAS YS2 includes:
- a CDS encoding DUF6153 family protein — protein sequence MTSTRRPTSRRPLGGGFVMLVLVVLAGVLGMHALSPAQVAAPVSAPAQVGMASAGHGTASAGHGTASAGHGTASAGHGMRGMPGTASAAHSVESPDPEHACSHGSGGSGHLEHADATCAAAGVGGSYAPPAPAPAGDDVPPAAPSLVTAPASAVSGRAPPDLAELQLLRI from the coding sequence ATGACTTCGACCCGCCGGCCGACGAGCCGCCGCCCCCTGGGCGGCGGTTTCGTGATGCTGGTGCTGGTCGTGCTGGCGGGGGTGCTGGGTATGCACGCCCTGTCGCCGGCGCAGGTGGCGGCGCCGGTGTCGGCGCCGGCTCAGGTCGGCATGGCGTCCGCCGGACACGGGACGGCGTCCGCCGGACACGGGACGGCGTCCGCCGGACACGGGACGGCGTCCGCCGGACACGGCATGCGGGGCATGCCCGGCACGGCATCCGCCGCGCACTCCGTCGAGTCCCCCGATCCGGAGCACGCCTGCTCCCACGGCTCGGGCGGGTCCGGTCACCTGGAACACGCGGACGCGACCTGCGCCGCCGCCGGGGTGGGCGGCTCGTACGCCCCGCCCGCGCCGGCGCCCGCCGGTGACGACGTGCCCCCGGCCGCGCCGTCGCTCGTGACGGCGCCGGCCTCGGCGGTGAGCGGGCGCGCGCCGCCCGATCTCGCCGAACTCCAGCTCCTGCGGATCTAG
- a CDS encoding AraC family transcriptional regulator: MLDRLNEALDHIEAHLDGTIEVAALARIATTSEYHFRRMFSALAGMPLSEYVRRRRLTVAGAEVLAGERTLLEIAVRYGYGSGEAFARAFRAVHGIGPGDARRTGAALRAQQRISFRLVIEGRSTMRYRVVQKEQFRIVGRKARVPLVHEGPNTAIADFVRGIGQETVQRIAALSDQEPKGIVGVSDDLDPSRAEGTELDYYHGVVTGAEAPDDLDELVVPAGTWAVFDHSGPFPESLQHLWRDVFTQWFPSNPYHSRPGPEILSVRLAPGGAEADAELWIPVERTQS; the protein is encoded by the coding sequence ATGCTGGACCGGCTGAACGAGGCGCTCGACCACATCGAGGCGCATCTCGACGGGACGATCGAGGTGGCCGCGCTGGCGCGGATCGCGACGACGTCGGAGTACCACTTCCGTCGGATGTTCTCGGCGCTGGCGGGGATGCCGCTGTCCGAGTACGTCCGGCGCAGGAGGCTCACCGTCGCGGGCGCCGAGGTGCTGGCCGGCGAGCGGACGCTGCTGGAGATCGCCGTGCGGTACGGCTACGGCTCCGGCGAGGCGTTCGCGCGGGCGTTCCGGGCCGTGCACGGGATCGGCCCGGGCGACGCCCGGCGGACCGGCGCCGCGCTGCGGGCCCAGCAGCGGATCTCCTTCCGTCTCGTCATCGAAGGAAGGAGCACCATGCGGTATCGCGTCGTGCAGAAGGAGCAGTTCCGGATCGTCGGGCGGAAGGCCCGCGTCCCGCTCGTCCACGAGGGCCCGAACACCGCCATCGCGGACTTCGTCCGCGGCATCGGCCAGGAGACGGTGCAGCGCATCGCCGCGCTGTCCGACCAGGAGCCGAAGGGCATCGTCGGAGTGAGCGACGACCTCGACCCCAGCCGGGCCGAGGGCACCGAACTCGACTACTACCACGGGGTGGTGACGGGCGCGGAGGCCCCGGACGACCTGGACGAACTCGTCGTCCCGGCCGGCACCTGGGCCGTCTTCGACCACTCCGGCCCGTTCCCCGAGTCCCTCCAGCACCTCTGGCGGGACGTCTTCACCCAGTGGTTCCCGTCCAACCCGTACCACAGCCGGCCGGGCCCGGAGATCCTCTCGGTCCGCCTCGCTCCGGGCGGCGCCGAGGCGGACGCGGAGCTGTGGATCCCGGTGGAGCGCACTCAGTCCTGA
- a CDS encoding RNA polymerase sigma factor SigF — MSPRLDASRSPHAPSTTPPAAHDLPELAEIHSFEQVAPLDARALSKTLFARLEALEEGTHEYAYVRNTLVELNLALVKFAASRFRTRSEPMEDIVQVGTIGLIKAIDRFDLSRNVEFPTFAMPTIIGEIKRFFRDTSWSVRVPRRLQELRLDLARAGDELAQRLDRAPTVEELAAELGIGHDEVVEGMAASNAYTASSLDAQPEEDETEGTLADRIGYEDHGLEGIEYVESLKPMIAALPARDRKILSLRFTAGMTQSEIGEELGISQMHVSRLLARTLGRLRKGLTLEE; from the coding sequence ATGTCACCCCGGCTCGACGCCTCGCGTTCCCCCCACGCGCCGTCGACGACTCCGCCCGCAGCGCACGATCTCCCGGAACTCGCGGAGATCCACTCGTTCGAGCAGGTCGCCCCGCTCGACGCGCGCGCCCTGTCGAAGACCCTCTTCGCCCGCCTCGAAGCACTCGAGGAAGGCACCCACGAGTACGCCTACGTCCGCAACACCCTGGTGGAACTGAACCTCGCCCTGGTGAAGTTCGCCGCCTCCCGGTTCCGCACCCGCAGCGAACCGATGGAGGACATCGTCCAGGTCGGCACCATCGGCCTCATCAAGGCCATCGACCGCTTCGACCTGAGCAGGAACGTCGAGTTCCCGACCTTCGCGATGCCGACCATCATCGGCGAGATCAAGCGCTTCTTCCGAGACACCTCCTGGTCCGTGCGCGTACCGCGCCGACTCCAGGAACTCCGCCTCGACCTGGCCCGGGCCGGCGACGAACTCGCGCAGCGGCTCGACCGCGCGCCCACCGTCGAGGAACTGGCCGCCGAACTCGGCATCGGCCACGACGAGGTCGTCGAGGGCATGGCCGCGAGCAACGCGTACACCGCGAGCTCGCTCGACGCCCAGCCCGAGGAGGACGAGACCGAGGGCACGCTCGCCGACCGCATCGGCTACGAGGACCACGGACTCGAGGGCATCGAGTACGTCGAGTCCCTGAAGCCGATGATCGCGGCGCTGCCGGCCCGCGACAGGAAGATCCTGTCGCTGCGGTTCACCGCGGGCATGACGCAGTCCGAGATCGGCGAGGAGCTGGGCATCTCGCAGATGCACGTGTCGCGGCTGCTCGCCCGCACCCTCGGACGGCTGCGGAAGGGTCTGACCCTGGAGGAGTGA
- a CDS encoding STAS domain-containing protein, which translates to MDRQTVGRARPARLRVEARTLGVSEIVKPVGELDHHTADLLRTPLHDALGEGRSRLVVDCSGLDFCDSTGLNVLLGARLKAEAAGGGVHLSGMRPAVARVFEITGADAVFTVHDSLDAALAD; encoded by the coding sequence ATGGACCGCCAGACCGTGGGCCGCGCGCGACCGGCCCGGCTTCGGGTCGAGGCACGGACCCTGGGTGTGAGCGAGATCGTCAAGCCGGTGGGTGAGCTCGATCACCACACCGCCGATCTGTTGCGTACGCCACTCCACGACGCCCTCGGCGAGGGTCGTTCACGCCTCGTGGTCGACTGCTCCGGGCTCGACTTCTGCGACTCCACCGGACTCAACGTCCTCCTCGGAGCCCGCCTGAAGGCCGAGGCGGCCGGGGGTGGCGTCCATCTCTCGGGGATGCGGCCCGCGGTGGCCCGGGTCTTCGAGATCACCGGTGCGGACGCAGTCTTCACCGTCCACGACTCCCTCGACGCGGCGCTCGCCGACTGA